From the Ascochyta rabiei chromosome 14, complete sequence genome, one window contains:
- a CDS encoding Xyloglucan-specific endo-beta-1,4-glucanase, whose product MGEGTRSFAGGWGTEGIHKSELCHVKTLSSLRKMLFHLCALALLLTITTASLLASLIEPSVSHVRRQAAPLCSQYAYHAANGYEFNNNDWGRGSATSGSQCTTVDSTSSSGVKWPTTWNWQGGQNNLKSYANVGKQFSKGLIVGNIKSMLPRIQWDYQPRDGVRANVA is encoded by the coding sequence ATGGGTGAGGGCACACGAAGCTTTGCAGGAGGTTGGGGAACTGAAGGCATCCATAAATCAGAATTATGTCACGTTAAAACgctatctagtttaagaaaAATGCTTTTCCACCTCTGTGCTTTAGCTCTTCTTCTGACAATCACCACGGCAAGCCTACTTGCCAGTCTTATCGAACCGTCAGTATCCCATGTACGTCGTCAAGCTGCGCCACTCTGCTCGCAGTACGCATACCATGCAGCCAACGGCTATGAGTTCAACAACAACGACTGGGGAAGAGGCTCAGCTACGTCTGGCAGTCAGTGCACCACTGTCGATAGTACCTCCAGCTCTGGTGTCAAGTGGCCCACTACCTGGAACTGGCAAGGAGGCCAGAACAATTTGAAAAGTTACGCCAACGTTGGCAAACAGTTTTCTAAAGGGCTCATAGTTGGGAACATCAAGAGTATGCTTCCTAGAATCCAGTGGGACTACCAGCCACGAGATGGCGTACGTGCCAATGTTGCCTAG